CCAGCCACGGCTTATCCGATTTGTAGTCGTATGCCAGAAAGCGGCAGATGTGGGTAACGCTGGGGAGTTCCACGCCGTCCAGGGTATAGGTATGGGACTTTTCATCAAACTGGATCACCGGAACTCGCTCCTTTCCTTGATGCTGCGGCCGTCCAGCCACTCGTCCAGCTGGTCCTCTTCCTCTTCCCGGAGAGTGTCGGCGAAGCCCCGGAAACGGGATAGAAGGGAGCGGCGGCAGGATTTGCAGAGGATGACCCCAGCGGGCATATAGTCTTTGCAGATGGGGCAGACGGCGGCGTCCTCGATATAGGACTGGCCGCAGACGGGACACAGCTCCTCCCGGTAGCGGTAGCCGGGGAATACGGTGGGGTCCGTGCCCTCCCGGACCATAGGGGCGTCAAAGTAGGCATTGCAGATTTGGCAGTGCTTCATGACTCGCCCCCGATCCGGAACGCATCTTCCGCGGGAATACCCATGAGACGAGCCACACTGTCCCGGAATGGCTTGGAGGCAGCCAACCGCCCGGAGAGCATCTGGTATGCCTGGGCGTATGAGACGCTGCCCACGTCCTGAATGAAGCTCTTGACCACGCCGCCATAGTTTTCTACAATGTACCTTCGGATGACCGGATACAGCACGGACGGGGGCCGGGGCGGGATTCGGATGCAGGCCGATAGGTCATTCTTGATGGTGCAGTCCGCGTATCCGATTTCCCGGGCGATCTCCTGCCAGTTGTGGCCGTCGATCCGCATCGTGAATGCCTTGATACGTTTTTCTCTTGTCAAATAGCTCCCTCCTCGATGAAATAGATTGTAGCGGTACGGACTCCGGCCTGGATGGCGGCCTCGTGGCTCTCCATGCAGAGGTCGATGTGGGCGCCTTTCACGGCGCTTCCGGTATCGTCCGCCCGGTAATAGTGGAGTTCTCCGTCTCCGTAGTCCACCAGGACATCAGAACCCAATGGGATGATGGACGGGTCCACGGCCACAGAGACGCCGGGCGTGGCCCTTCTGCCGCTGGCGGTGATGCCGTCGGACTTGCCGCAGCAGCGGGAGCAGGTGCAGTAGTGGGTGACGGTGACATCATCCAGGCGGACGGCATGGGACAGCAGCGCCGCCTCGATCAGCTCGTTTTCCGCGGCCTCCTGCTCCTCTTCGGTGAGATAACAGCGGACCAGGGCCGGGGTATCGTCGCCGGGTAGGCTGCCGTCCTGCGTGGCGGGCTCCGGCTTGTGCATGGCGGGCCGATCTGCTTTCACCGTCATAATCAGGTAGCTTCCCAGCCACGCCAGCAGCAAGATCAGAAATAGGAGATATGTAATCAGCTGCCGCCTCTGGCTCCGGCGCCGCCGCTCTTCGCGGGTCAGCTTTTTCATAGGATATGCCTCACCGCTTCTTCTCGGGTAATATAGAAATGGATGCCCGTGCTGCACTCGTTCCAGCGGTTTTCGTCGAAATCCGAAACGGAGACCACAGTTCCGGGAATGTAATGGAAGTTCTCATCTCTATCACTGACGGCGACCTGCTCCAATACAATCCCCTCTAAATCCTGAATCTCCAAAACGGTTGCCTTTGAGCAGCGGCACTTCCGGCCTGTTCCGGAACTGCGCACGGCATCTTCGGTAATTTCCAGCTTTACAATGCACTCATGACCGCTGGTTTTGACCCTTGCCTTTTTCCAGCCGACAAAAGCGCCGATTTCCGGGCAGGCAATGGGATAAAATAAATTTTTTGCCTTTTCAATGTAGTCGGCCCTGGACAGGTCGGCCCTGGACAGGTTGGCCCCGAACAGGTTGGCCCTGGACAGGTTGGCCCCGGACAGGTCGGCCCCGGACAGGTCGGCCCTGGACAGGTTGGCCCCGAACAGGTTGGCCCTGGACAGGTTGGCCCCGGACAGGTCGGCCCCGGACAGGTCGGCCCCGGACAGGTCGGCCCTGGACAGGTTGGCCCCGAACAGGTTGGCCCCGAACAGGTTGGCCCCGAACAGGTTGGCCCCGAACAGGTCGGCCCTGGACAGGTCGGCCCTGGACAGGTCGGCCCTGGACAGGTTGGCCCCGAACAGGTTGGCCCTGGACAGGTTGGCCCCGGACAGGTCGGCCCCGGACAGGTCGGCCCTGGACAGGTTGGCCCCGAACAGGTTGGCCCCGAACAGGTTGGCCCTGGACAGGTTGGCCCCGGACAGGTCGGCCCTGGACAGGTTGGCCCCGAACAGGTTGGCCCGTTTTCCGCCATTTTCGCCTCGTAGCCATTTAAAGTGCTTGTCCAAAATATTTTTCAACTCTTGTTCGTCCATGCGTTATTCCTCCTTGTAGGTCTCCCGGAAGCTGCCTTCGGGGAAATCGAACTCCACGGTGAAATGATGGTGCCGCTCGTTGATGGAGACTACCCGGCAGGGATGCGGGCCTGTCCTTGCGGTCACAAAGGCGCTGGTGGGGATGGTGGGTTCCAGGCACAGCTTGTCTCCAATGTTCATCTGTGGCCCTCCAGTCTGTCCAGTATCCAGAAGAGACCGTTTGTCAGGGAGATGGCTCCAGCGGTCAGAACGATGATTTGAAGGATCATTTCGACACCTCCGAAAGACTCCGGGCCAGGGTGGCGGCGGAGATTTTGGAGCCGTTGAAGGGGAAGCGGTTCTTCAAAGTGCTGTATTTCTTGATGCCGGTGAATCGCCGGACATCCTCCAGGGACAGCAGGTGCCGCCCTTCGGTGAATTCTAGAATGTCCGCGAGGTTGTCGCGGTAGTATCTTGACTCAGACATTCGGGTCCTCCTTTTCTTGATGGTCGTGGTTGCTGTTCGGGTCTGACGGGCGAAGGCGCAGAGCCTCGTCAAAGGTCATGCCGTAGGCCGCCCGGTTGAGCTTGTCCATGAGCCGCTTGGTGTTGCGTGCCTGGGACTCCAGGTCTTTGATGGTGCTGTTTTCGTTCAAAGTAAATTCCTCCTTGCGATTGATTTCCGCCCGGAGGAATGGTATACTGTCCTCGCGGGCCTGTTGGCGCTTTCAATAGGTTCCGCAGCCCTCGTCGGTGGTGTCAGCACTGGCGGGGGCATTTTGTTATTCAATCTGAGTAAAATCCGTTCTCTTTTTGCAGAAAAAGCAATACATGGTTTTCCTGTGCCCAGGCAAGGTGGCGCCTCTATGTCTCATTTTTGTGGCCGGAGTGATTGCCCCGCAGACATCGCATTGAAAGAGGCGCTTTTGGCACGTTTGCTCTCGAATCCTTTTCATTGAAATTTTCAGATCGTCATATCTCCTATCTGTTTATATTGCCGATTTTATTGATATGTGGTATCCTGATAACAAGGAGTGTGTTGCCGCATGATGACTTCCGAACAAGCGGAAATGCTGCGAAGGACCATCCAGGGCGTCCGGTTTTCTGACTTAACAGAACGTGAAGCGGACATGCTGCGGTGGCTGATGGCAAAGCCAAGGGATATTGCTCCGCAGATGTGCAGAGAGACCTGGAAGCCATCTTTGCCACGCAGGACGGCCTTTGCGCCCTTGCCACTTATGACCATGAGAAGATCATGGAAAAGCGGAAGAAGCTGGACCGCTGGTATCAAGTCCTCTTACTGGTGATCGGCGCCTTGATCGGGCAGCTTGTGGAGCTGCTCTTTTCCGCCCTGCTCTGAGGCCCTGTAGACTTGGGCCAGATTTCGCAGATACAGAGACCAGAACTTATCAAATCGGGCTGTGTCATAGCCGCTTTCCGTTTCGGGAATGATCCCGGCGTCGATGGCGGCCAGAAGGGCACAGCCCTTTTCGTTTGCAAATACAGGTGTTTCCATACGGACCTCCTTTTTAGCTGGCGTACTCATCACCGTCCTCTGCGAATAGGTATTCAAACTTCTTCCCGAAATACTGGCAGTAGGCACGGCACTCTGCGGGAGTGAAGCGTCCTGACTTTGTTTTGCTCTGATAGGCGGTTCGGCTGACTCCGATGATCCTTGCCATATCCTCTTCTGTCAGCTTATGCAGGGCTTTCTGCCCCAGGAGATTAGGGAACATATTTCACGCTTCTTTCACTGTTTGCGTTCCGAAAACTCTAGTTATATGATAGTCTCGATTTGCAAACTTGTCAAGAGATATTGGCAAAAAAGTTTGCGTTCCGAAAACTTATCATTGACATTTGCAAAATGCAAACTTATAATGAAGCTGAGGAGGCGATAATGTGACTTTTGGTGAGAGATTAAAAGAGTTCCGGGAAAGCTGCGGTTATACACAAGAGGAACTCGCTGAAATGGTCGGCGTTGCAAAGACCACGATCACTGGTTATGAAAAAGGGAATCGGAAGCCGGATGTCCCCAAAATAAAAAAGCTGGCACATGCTCTTGGCATTACAGGCGATCAGCTTTTGGGGACTGGATTAGATATAAATAAAGCCCCGCTCTATTCGAGCGAGGCGATGCGGCTGGCGAAAGACTATGACGGGCTGGACCGCTGGGGCAAGCAGGCGCTCCGGCATGTAGCGGATGTAGAGATGGCCCGGATGGAAGATGAAGAGAGATTTCTGCGGGATGCAGGCGAATCGGAGGAAGAAAAGCCAACAATCCCAAACTTCTGGTCGGAGCCTGCGGCCGGTATGGCCTCCCCCATCATGGGCGAGGATTACGATGAATACACCTTGCAGCCAGGAGACCCGAAGGGCGCCGTTTTCTCTGTGCGGATCAGCGGCAACAGCATGGAGCCGTATTTCCCGAATGGGAGCAGGGTCTTTTGCAATAAGGACCCGCTGCGAGATGGTGATATTGGCGTGTTCTCCGTGGACGGTGAAGCGGTCATTAAGCAATACCACTATGACCGGATTCTGGGGATCACCTATTTGTTTTCCCTGAACCGGGAGAGAGCGGACGCGGATGTGGTGATTACCCGCAACAGCGGGCAGATGTTGGTCTGCCTGGGGCGCGTCATTACGAAGCGGCGATTCCCGTTGCCGGGAATGTAAAAAGAAAGACCGTCCGGGCGTTGACGCACCCGGACGGCAATGCAACCAACCAGCAACCACGACGAAGCCAGGAGGTCTGTTCACAGTATAGCACAGACCTCCTGATGAAGCAATAGGAGGAAAAGAAGATGGCGAAGAAAAGCAAGTATCATCAGAGGCCGGACGGGCTATTCGAGGCGATCCGGACCATCAACGGAAAGCGGGTGGCATTCCGGGGAAAGAGCTGCCGGGAGGTGGACAGAAAAATCCTGGAATACCAGGAGCAGAAAGAGCGTGGGCGGGACTTCCCAAAGATCGCGGACGAGTGGGAGGTGCAGCATGAAGGGGATATTGGAGAATCCACGCGGCGGGTTTACTCCTACGCCGTGAAGCGGCTGAAAGAGGCGTTTCCCGGACCTGCGAAGGAGATACGGCCCCTGGACATCCAGCGGTATATCTCCGCCTTTGAGAAGCAGGGGAGGAGCGCCAACAGCGTTTCTATTGAATTGTGTGTCTGCAAGATGATATTCGCCCATGCGGTGATCTCCGGAGATATTGATATTTCCCCGGCTGCGGAGATCAAGAAGAGCCGGGGGCTGCCTGTGAAGCACCGGGAGGCGCTGACCGAAGAGCAGGAGGCCGCCGTAAAGGCAGCGGGGCGGGAGAAGAAAGCCCACTGGTGGCTGTTTCCGTATCTACTGCTTTATACTGGGATGCGGCGGGGAGAAGCCCTGGCGCTGACCTATGCGGACATTGACCGGAAAGCCGGAGTCATCCATGTGACCAAAAAACTAAACTACGCCTACAGTACCACACCGACACTCGAAAACCACTTGAAAAGCGAGAACGGCAGACGGGACATTCCGTTGCTGCAGCCGCTGGCGGACGCGCTGCCCAAAACCAGAGCGGGGCTGATCTTCCCAGGCAGAGACGGAGGATTTATGAAACAAGGGGAGATCGCTAAAAACTGGCGGAGGTACTGCCAGGATGTGGGGCTGAATGAAATCGTCCAGACCAGCGACGGGAAAATCCATGAGACATTCCCAATCACGCCCCACTGTTTCCGCCACAGCTTCGCCACGATCTGTTATGAGGCGGGGCTTGACCCCCGGCAGGCTGCGGAGATACTGGGAGACACACCGGAG
This DNA window, taken from Dysosmobacter welbionis, encodes the following:
- a CDS encoding 3D domain-containing protein; this encodes MKKLTREERRRRSQRRQLITYLLFLILLLAWLGSYLIMTVKADRPAMHKPEPATQDGSLPGDDTPALVRCYLTEEEQEAAENELIEAALLSHAVRLDDVTVTHYCTCSRCCGKSDGITASGRRATPGVSVAVDPSIIPLGSDVLVDYGDGELHYYRADDTGSAVKGAHIDLCMESHEAAIQAGVRTATIYFIEEGAI
- a CDS encoding pentapeptide repeat-containing protein, producing the protein MDEQELKNILDKHFKWLRGENGGKRANLFGANLSRADLSGANLSRANLFGANLFGANLSRADLSGADLSGANLSRANLFGANLSRADLSRADLSRADLFGANLFGANLFGANLFGANLSRADLSGADLSGADLSGANLSRANLFGANLSRADLSGADLSGANLSRANLFGANLSRADLSRADYIEKAKNLFYPIACPEIGAFVGWKKARVKTSGHECIVKLEITEDAVRSSGTGRKCRCSKATVLEIQDLEGIVLEQVAVSDRDENFHYIPGTVVSVSDFDENRWNECSTGIHFYITREEAVRHIL
- a CDS encoding XRE family transcriptional regulator; protein product: MTFGERLKEFRESCGYTQEELAEMVGVAKTTITGYEKGNRKPDVPKIKKLAHALGITGDQLLGTGLDINKAPLYSSEAMRLAKDYDGLDRWGKQALRHVADVEMARMEDEERFLRDAGESEEEKPTIPNFWSEPAAGMASPIMGEDYDEYTLQPGDPKGAVFSVRISGNSMEPYFPNGSRVFCNKDPLRDGDIGVFSVDGEAVIKQYHYDRILGITYLFSLNRERADADVVITRNSGQMLVCLGRVITKRRFPLPGM
- a CDS encoding tyrosine-type recombinase/integrase, with amino-acid sequence MAKKSKYHQRPDGLFEAIRTINGKRVAFRGKSCREVDRKILEYQEQKERGRDFPKIADEWEVQHEGDIGESTRRVYSYAVKRLKEAFPGPAKEIRPLDIQRYISAFEKQGRSANSVSIELCVCKMIFAHAVISGDIDISPAAEIKKSRGLPVKHREALTEEQEAAVKAAGREKKAHWWLFPYLLLYTGMRRGEALALTYADIDRKAGVIHVTKKLNYAYSTTPTLENHLKSENGRRDIPLLQPLADALPKTRAGLIFPGRDGGFMKQGEIAKNWRRYCQDVGLNEIVQTSDGKIHETFPITPHCFRHSFATICYEAGLDPRQAAEILGDTPEVLESVYTHLRQEHKATAAQLLGAYMDARDG